A single Calidifontibacter indicus DNA region contains:
- a CDS encoding response regulator transcription factor, translating into MTAAQPFTDRVVSHLRLADHRLRTSEPGSSRRRYSICRMTMHNITQVDSFYVGFFHGDDMLVIPYIFDHDRSLQPDITKFSRRGPSYWVRSSGKPYVYSEDDGGLLSRTILFGNEDEITLDAVIVPLKEPDTGEVVGLMSIQSLTAGVYDDEVVAATAWLGEALMLAQARDQHVGTSGDSLYTAHPELNSARSSNPEERFKLVSEQLEWARRRATELTHRAEQLRDEALVRESGELRMTLEQVQVDLAEWMLTLKTTGDGLEEISPPRADLTAREHEIAAMIASERLSNGQIAERLGISLKTVKTHVGNILSKLGVGQRSAIVFAMADLLAQRPEHDPGHDLGHGPAPAGPVSDTGS; encoded by the coding sequence GTGACGGCGGCGCAGCCGTTCACCGATCGGGTCGTCAGTCACCTCCGACTCGCCGACCACCGGCTGCGCACGTCCGAACCCGGCTCCAGCCGGCGGCGGTACTCGATCTGCCGGATGACGATGCACAACATCACGCAGGTCGACAGTTTCTACGTGGGCTTCTTCCACGGCGACGACATGCTGGTCATCCCGTACATCTTCGACCACGACCGCAGCCTGCAGCCCGACATCACCAAGTTCAGCCGGCGCGGACCGTCGTACTGGGTGCGCAGCAGCGGCAAGCCCTACGTCTACTCCGAGGACGACGGTGGGTTGCTGAGTCGCACCATCCTGTTCGGCAACGAGGACGAGATCACGCTCGACGCGGTCATCGTGCCGCTGAAGGAGCCCGACACCGGCGAGGTCGTCGGCTTGATGAGCATCCAGAGTCTCACCGCCGGCGTCTACGACGATGAGGTCGTGGCCGCGACCGCGTGGCTCGGCGAGGCACTCATGTTGGCGCAGGCGCGTGACCAGCACGTGGGTACTTCTGGCGACTCGCTGTACACCGCTCACCCCGAGCTGAACAGCGCCCGGTCGAGCAACCCGGAGGAGCGTTTCAAGCTCGTCTCCGAACAGTTGGAATGGGCCCGCCGCCGGGCCACCGAACTCACGCACCGCGCCGAACAGTTGCGGGACGAGGCGCTGGTGCGCGAGTCGGGCGAGCTTCGGATGACGCTGGAACAGGTGCAGGTCGACCTCGCCGAGTGGATGCTCACCTTGAAGACCACCGGCGACGGCCTGGAGGAGATCAGCCCGCCGCGCGCCGACCTCACCGCACGCGAGCACGAGATCGCCGCGATGATCGCCAGCGAGCGGTTGTCGAACGGCCAGATCGCCGAACGTCTCGGCATCTCGTTGAAGACGGTCAAGACCCACGTCGGCAACATCCTGAGCAAGCTCGGCGTCGGTCAGCGATCCGCGATCGTGTTCGCGATGGCCGATCTGCTCGCGCAGCGACCTGAGCACGATCCTGGGCACGATCTTGGGCACGGCCCCGCACCGGCCGGCCCGGTCTCCGACACAGGGTCCTAG
- a CDS encoding DUF3107 domain-containing protein: protein MEIRIGVRNVAREIVIESEQSADDVHKAVAEALEGGKALTLKDDKGHTVVVPADALGYLDIGSEQERRVGFGS from the coding sequence ATGGAAATCCGTATCGGCGTGCGCAATGTCGCGCGTGAGATCGTCATCGAGTCCGAGCAGAGCGCCGACGACGTGCACAAGGCCGTCGCCGAGGCCCTCGAGGGCGGCAAGGCGCTGACCTTGAAGGACGACAAGGGCCACACCGTCGTCGTACCGGCCGACGCGCTGGGATACCTGGACATCGGCTCGGAGCAGGAGCGCCGGGTCGGCTTCGGTAGCTGA
- a CDS encoding ferritin-like fold-containing protein: MADDQTAAEPTDVEPDATPDAAPGGSTAGATDAPADAPADASSPGAPVQRTEQDLQDPTFRSGVVSLLGMLAYGELVSFFTVVSDADRSPSTVKKVSLTEVAIREFEHYQLLAARLEELGASPHQAMAKFRPALDEWHRRCQPTDWYEGLMKVYAGSSIATDFYAECGRFVDPRTRELVEHVLANSTHYDYAKQELEAAIERDPKLAARMGLWGRRIVGESLSQAQRAAADNDELTALIVDDGSGNGLDLAELMHLFTRITEAHTRRMADLGLSA; this comes from the coding sequence ATGGCCGATGACCAGACCGCAGCAGAGCCCACCGACGTCGAACCCGACGCCACACCCGACGCCGCACCCGGCGGCTCCACCGCTGGAGCCACTGATGCCCCCGCCGATGCCCCCGCCGATGCATCGTCGCCCGGCGCGCCCGTCCAGCGCACCGAACAGGACCTGCAGGACCCCACCTTCCGATCGGGTGTCGTGTCCTTGCTGGGGATGCTCGCCTACGGCGAACTGGTGAGCTTCTTCACGGTCGTCTCGGACGCCGACCGCTCGCCGTCGACGGTGAAGAAGGTGAGTCTCACCGAGGTGGCGATCCGCGAGTTCGAGCACTACCAGCTGCTCGCGGCCCGGTTGGAGGAACTCGGCGCCAGCCCGCACCAGGCGATGGCCAAGTTCCGTCCGGCACTCGACGAGTGGCACCGCCGGTGCCAGCCGACCGACTGGTACGAGGGCCTCATGAAGGTCTACGCCGGCTCGTCGATCGCCACCGACTTCTACGCCGAGTGCGGCCGCTTCGTCGACCCGCGCACCCGCGAACTGGTCGAGCACGTGCTCGCCAACTCCACGCACTACGACTACGCCAAGCAGGAACTCGAGGCCGCGATCGAACGCGATCCGAAGCTCGCGGCCCGGATGGGGTTGTGGGGGCGCCGGATCGTCGGTGAGTCGTTGTCCCAGGCGCAGCGAGCGGCCGCCGACAACGACGAACTCACCGCGCTGATCGTCGACGACGGTTCGGGCAACGGGCTCGACCTCGCCGAACTCATGCACCTGTTCACCCGGATCACCGAGGCGCACACCCGACGGATGGCGGACCTCGGGCTATCGGCCTGA
- a CDS encoding TetR/AcrR family transcriptional regulator produces the protein MADSLDTARGGRLPRSARRAQLMEAAQSVFVEAGYHGAAMDEIAERAHVSKPVLYQHFPGKLDLYLALLEHHTREVPELVNEALTSTEENSDRVAAAMSAFFRFVERKDAAFRMVFESDLINEPVVAARVERMSTACATAVAEVISEDTGLPDDQALMLGVALVGMAQVVARFWIAQEPRMPRHEAERLVTVLGWRGIAGFPKSGDQS, from the coding sequence GTGGCCGACTCACTCGACACGGCCCGCGGTGGTCGGCTGCCCCGCTCGGCTCGACGCGCCCAGCTGATGGAGGCCGCCCAGTCGGTGTTCGTCGAGGCCGGCTACCACGGCGCCGCCATGGACGAGATCGCCGAGCGCGCTCACGTCAGCAAACCGGTGCTCTATCAGCACTTCCCCGGCAAACTCGACCTCTACCTCGCGCTGCTGGAGCATCACACCCGTGAGGTGCCCGAGTTGGTCAACGAGGCGCTGACCTCCACCGAGGAGAACAGCGACCGGGTCGCCGCCGCGATGAGCGCGTTCTTCAGGTTCGTCGAGCGCAAGGACGCCGCCTTCCGCATGGTCTTCGAGTCTGACCTCATCAACGAACCCGTCGTCGCCGCACGGGTGGAGCGGATGAGCACCGCATGTGCGACCGCGGTCGCCGAGGTCATCTCCGAGGACACCGGACTGCCCGACGACCAGGCCCTGATGCTCGGCGTCGCGTTGGTGGGAATGGCGCAGGTCGTCGCACGGTTCTGGATTGCACAAGAGCCTCGGATGCCGCGGCACGAGGCCGAGCGGCTGGTGACGGTGCTCGGCTGGCGTGGCATCGCCGGATTCCCCAAGTCGGGCGACCAGTCCTGA
- a CDS encoding DcrB-related protein produces the protein MTKPSGWSKASVPNAQISLAIKADAQTDGVFTNLNVTSAPAASGQDVSAYTSAGATQMRQQGATVTPVADRKIGGEDAKGYLVERTYSGAKLAQTQYFVQKGSTVYIATMTSAASQKANADSTMNSILGSWTWTK, from the coding sequence GTGACCAAGCCGTCCGGCTGGTCTAAGGCGTCCGTGCCGAACGCGCAGATCTCGCTGGCGATCAAGGCCGACGCGCAGACCGACGGTGTCTTCACCAACCTCAACGTCACCAGCGCCCCGGCGGCCAGCGGTCAGGACGTCAGCGCCTATACCAGCGCCGGCGCCACCCAGATGCGCCAGCAGGGCGCTACCGTCACCCCGGTCGCCGACCGCAAGATCGGCGGCGAAGACGCGAAGGGCTACTTGGTGGAGCGCACCTACTCCGGTGCCAAGCTCGCCCAGACCCAGTACTTCGTGCAGAAGGGCAGCACGGTCTACATCGCCACGATGACGAGCGCGGCCAGCCAGAAGGCGAACGCCGACAGCACGATGAACTCCATCCTGGGCTCCTGGACCTGGACGAAGTGA
- a CDS encoding PHP domain-containing protein has translation MRIDLHTHSLESDGTQTPRDVVLSARQAGLDVVALTDHDTTGGWEQALATAREIGIGFVPGIEISCEIDHRSLHLLGYLIDPADTGLAQELTKARDSRESRAHRMVERLSADTGLQWADVEKRVTAGATIGRPHIADALVDIGRVCDRAEAFDKYLHPGTKYHVGHYAVDPVRGVELVLAAGGVPVLAHPFSHVTGRVVADSTVEAMVEAGLMGIEVDHRDQGEQARAHAEQFARRYGLIRTGSSDYHGAGKPNLLGENTTAPDQFEQLVARATGSTQVFLPSRRRGPWVAGESPEGT, from the coding sequence GTGCGCATCGACCTGCATACCCATTCCCTGGAGTCCGACGGCACCCAGACGCCGCGGGACGTCGTCCTTTCGGCCCGACAGGCCGGCCTGGACGTCGTGGCGTTGACCGACCACGACACCACCGGTGGGTGGGAGCAGGCGCTGGCCACCGCCCGGGAGATCGGCATCGGGTTCGTGCCGGGCATCGAGATCTCCTGCGAGATCGACCACCGCAGCCTGCACCTGCTCGGCTACCTCATCGATCCCGCCGACACCGGTCTGGCGCAGGAGTTGACCAAGGCCCGTGACTCGCGCGAGTCGAGGGCGCACCGGATGGTCGAACGGCTCAGCGCCGACACCGGGTTGCAATGGGCGGACGTCGAGAAGCGGGTGACCGCGGGAGCGACGATCGGCCGTCCGCACATCGCCGACGCGCTCGTCGACATCGGCCGGGTCTGCGACCGCGCCGAGGCATTCGACAAGTACCTGCATCCCGGCACGAAGTACCACGTCGGTCACTACGCGGTCGATCCGGTGCGTGGTGTGGAACTCGTGCTGGCCGCCGGTGGGGTGCCGGTTCTCGCCCATCCCTTCTCGCACGTCACCGGCCGCGTCGTCGCCGACAGCACGGTCGAGGCCATGGTGGAAGCCGGCCTGATGGGCATCGAGGTCGACCACCGCGACCAGGGCGAGCAGGCACGCGCTCACGCCGAGCAGTTCGCGCGTCGGTACGGGTTGATCCGCACCGGCAGCAGCGACTACCACGGAGCCGGCAAGCCGAACCTGCTCGGCGAGAACACCACCGCGCCCGACCAGTTCGAACAGCTGGTGGCCCGGGCGACCGGTTCGACGCAGGTGTTTCTGCCGTCGCGGCGCCGGGGGCCCTGGGTGGCCGGGGAGAGCCCGGAAGGGACCTAG
- a CDS encoding DEAD/DEAH box helicase: protein MTDLTTDLTEVDSTNAPVETAQTEPPADDTTFADFDVRQGIVDSLADAGILKPFPIQAMTLPVALGGHDIIGQAKTGTGKTLGFGVPLLHQVTAPDEEGFDALASPGAPQALVVVPTRELAVQVTGDLKTASTRRKVRIESVYGGRAYEPQIAALQRGTEVVVGTPGRLIDLSQRGNLDLRHVKVAVLDEADEMLDLGFLPDVEKILALTPASRQTMLFSATMPGAVVALARRYMVQPTHIRAMVEEGENAHTVKAVEQFVYRAHALDKVEMLARILQAKDRGLTIIFSRTKRTAAKVSDELADRGFAAAAIHGDLGQGAREQALRAFRSGKVDVLVATDVAARGIDVDNVTHVINYQCPEDEKTYVHRIGRTGRAGQAGTAVTFVDWDDLHRWTMINKALDLGIPEPVETYSSSDNLFSDLHIDPSATGRLPKSARTRAGLDAEELEDLGEVGAAAGHRGKGGHGSRGDSRGGSRGGSGRTRSGSGGRGGRSDGERKRKDTDGRGEGRGEGATSGAPRRRRRTRGGAAGSNDSATS, encoded by the coding sequence ATGACCGACCTCACCACCGACCTCACCGAGGTCGACAGCACCAACGCACCCGTCGAGACGGCCCAGACCGAGCCGCCCGCCGACGACACCACGTTCGCCGACTTCGACGTGCGCCAGGGCATCGTCGACTCGCTCGCCGACGCCGGCATCCTCAAGCCGTTCCCGATCCAGGCGATGACCCTTCCGGTCGCGCTCGGTGGCCACGACATCATCGGCCAGGCCAAGACCGGCACCGGTAAGACCCTCGGCTTCGGTGTGCCGCTGCTGCACCAGGTGACCGCTCCCGACGAGGAGGGCTTCGACGCGCTCGCTTCGCCCGGCGCACCGCAGGCTCTCGTCGTCGTGCCCACCCGTGAGCTCGCGGTGCAGGTCACCGGCGACCTGAAGACCGCTTCGACCCGCCGCAAGGTGCGCATCGAGTCGGTCTACGGCGGCCGCGCCTACGAACCGCAGATCGCCGCCCTGCAGCGCGGCACCGAGGTCGTCGTGGGCACGCCCGGCCGCCTCATCGACCTCAGCCAGCGGGGCAACCTCGACCTGCGCCACGTGAAGGTGGCCGTGCTCGACGAGGCCGACGAGATGCTCGACCTCGGCTTCCTGCCCGACGTCGAGAAGATCCTCGCGCTCACCCCGGCATCGCGCCAGACGATGCTCTTCTCGGCGACCATGCCGGGTGCGGTCGTGGCGCTCGCCCGCCGCTACATGGTGCAGCCCACCCACATCCGCGCGATGGTCGAGGAGGGCGAGAACGCCCACACGGTGAAGGCCGTGGAGCAGTTCGTCTACCGCGCTCACGCCCTCGACAAGGTCGAGATGCTCGCCCGCATCCTGCAGGCCAAGGACCGCGGCCTCACGATCATCTTCAGCCGCACCAAGCGCACCGCCGCCAAGGTGTCCGACGAACTGGCCGACCGCGGTTTCGCTGCGGCCGCCATCCACGGAGACCTCGGCCAGGGCGCCCGCGAGCAGGCACTGCGCGCGTTCCGCTCGGGCAAGGTCGACGTGCTGGTCGCCACCGACGTCGCCGCCCGCGGCATCGACGTCGACAACGTCACCCACGTCATCAACTACCAGTGCCCCGAGGACGAGAAGACCTACGTGCACCGCATCGGTCGCACCGGCCGCGCCGGCCAGGCCGGCACCGCGGTCACCTTCGTCGACTGGGACGACCTGCACCGGTGGACGATGATCAACAAGGCGCTCGACCTCGGCATCCCCGAGCCGGTCGAGACCTACTCCTCGTCCGACAACCTGTTCAGCGACCTGCACATCGACCCTTCGGCCACCGGCCGGTTGCCGAAGTCGGCACGAACCCGCGCCGGTCTCGACGCCGAGGAGCTCGAGGACCTCGGCGAGGTGGGCGCCGCAGCCGGCCACCGCGGCAAGGGCGGGCACGGATCCCGTGGCGACTCCCGTGGCGGTTCGCGCGGCGGTTCCGGTCGCACGCGCAGCGGGTCGGGTGGACGCGGTGGCCGCTCGGACGGCGAGAGGAAGCGCAAGGACACCGACGGACGTGGCGAAGGACGTGGCGAGGGTGCCACGTCCGGTGCCCCGCGTCGGCGCCGTCGCACCCGCGGTGGCGCGGCCGGCTCGAACGACTCCGCCACGTCGTGA
- a CDS encoding GlsB/YeaQ/YmgE family stress response membrane protein → MLWNILMWILGGAVVGILARAVLPGKQNISIAATVILGILGAVVGGFIANAIGVGDTNGIDWIKLIISVIVAAAAVTVYGSIAGKKV, encoded by the coding sequence ATGCTCTGGAACATCCTGATGTGGATCCTCGGCGGTGCGGTCGTCGGAATCCTCGCCCGCGCAGTCCTGCCGGGCAAGCAGAACATCTCCATCGCCGCCACGGTCATCCTGGGCATCCTCGGCGCCGTCGTGGGTGGCTTCATCGCCAACGCGATCGGTGTCGGCGACACCAACGGCATCGACTGGATCAAGCTGATCATCAGTGTCATCGTCGCCGCGGCTGCGGTCACGGTGTACGGCTCGATCGCCGGCAAGAAGGTCTGA